The following coding sequences lie in one Halorarum halophilum genomic window:
- a CDS encoding ABC transporter ATP-binding protein produces MSRVADDDVILAVRDLSTRFFTEEGQVNAVESVDFDVRDGEVFGIVGESGSGKSVTALSVVDLVDSPGRVTEGQVWYRDADLAAEFEDSEPEAVDGEFVDVRRLPQGIRRSLRGPAFSMVFQDPMSSLNPSITVGEQIAEAVEVQRRASANPRRTRSRTQGYGLARFLSDALLPNRSYTSEASRARAIELLEQVGIPDPAERADQYPHQFSGGMLQRAMIAQALAGEPDVLVADEPTTALDVTIQAQILDLLRDLQEEEDTSVVLITHDLGVIARMCSRVGVMYAGEIVERGTLADVFETPVHPYTQGLLGSIPDLEDPAPRLQPIEGNVPSLLDAEMGDRCYFADRCPKAMHDCLTRIPEYDVEGGSEEHAARCVLADREFDEADALPADYFDAVSTAAPKAEDPTEGSTEAADEEVSADD; encoded by the coding sequence ATGAGTCGTGTCGCCGATGACGATGTGATACTTGCCGTCCGCGATCTCTCGACTCGATTCTTCACCGAGGAGGGGCAGGTGAACGCCGTCGAGTCGGTCGACTTCGACGTGCGTGACGGCGAAGTGTTCGGCATCGTCGGCGAGTCCGGGTCCGGCAAGTCCGTGACGGCGCTGTCGGTCGTCGACCTCGTCGACTCCCCCGGTCGCGTCACCGAGGGCCAGGTCTGGTACCGCGACGCCGACCTCGCCGCGGAGTTCGAGGACAGCGAGCCCGAGGCGGTCGACGGCGAGTTCGTCGACGTCCGACGGCTCCCACAGGGTATCCGCCGGTCGCTCCGCGGCCCGGCGTTCTCGATGGTGTTCCAGGACCCGATGTCCTCGCTCAACCCGTCGATCACCGTCGGCGAGCAGATCGCCGAGGCCGTCGAGGTCCAGCGACGCGCCAGCGCGAACCCGCGGCGCACCCGGTCGCGGACCCAGGGGTACGGGCTCGCACGGTTCCTGTCCGACGCGCTGCTCCCGAACCGGAGCTACACGAGCGAGGCGAGTCGCGCGCGCGCGATAGAACTGCTCGAACAGGTCGGCATCCCCGACCCCGCCGAGCGAGCCGACCAGTACCCCCACCAGTTCTCCGGCGGGATGCTCCAGCGGGCGATGATCGCCCAGGCGCTCGCCGGCGAACCGGACGTACTCGTCGCCGACGAACCGACGACCGCGCTCGACGTCACCATCCAGGCGCAGATCCTCGACCTGCTGCGCGACCTGCAGGAGGAGGAGGACACGTCCGTCGTGCTCATCACACACGACCTCGGCGTCATCGCCAGGATGTGCAGCCGCGTCGGGGTCATGTACGCCGGCGAGATCGTCGAGCGCGGCACGCTCGCGGACGTGTTCGAGACGCCGGTCCACCCGTACACGCAGGGGCTACTCGGGTCCATCCCGGACCTGGAGGACCCCGCGCCGCGCCTCCAGCCCATCGAGGGGAACGTCCCCTCGCTGCTGGACGCGGAGATGGGCGACCGGTGCTACTTCGCGGACCGCTGTCCGAAGGCGATGCACGACTGTCTCACCCGAATTCCCGAGTACGACGTCGAAGGGGGAAGCGAGGAACACGCCGCGCGCTGCGTCCTCGCCGACCGCGAGTTCGACGAGGCGGACGCGCTGCCGGCGGACTACTTCGACGCCGTCAGCACTGCCGCCCCCAAGGCGGAGGACCCGACCGAAGGGTCGACCGAGGCGGCTGACGAGGAGGTGTCCGCCGATGACTGA
- a CDS encoding NAD-binding protein, whose protein sequence is MADWRDRLGGRVTVLLTGITALLSVGIGILNITTKPSGPLVEILPPAVVQTAGFTGALTGFLLLGSAYGLRKGYRGAWYSTVLLLPLSAAQGLLQASEYSYPLVGLSLLALPIVGLNRQVFDRHVDFSLTQWASLAALVGALGYSTAGTYALRENFDGVNTLLDALYFSVVTASTVGYGDVTPAQGPSGQLAKWFALSALVLNVAAFAAALGVLFTPAIEARLTTALGRMTESDIELLERHVLVLGHGELTEPIIEELNEAGVEFLVITPDEVVTRTLRERDLNVFTADPSDEEALERAKVAKARAVVAATNNDAEDALSILTARQLNPDVAIVAAATERENENKLKRAGANTVISPASIGGHLLVESALERSDSEAVARELLSEDSDGGSAARRDADRDGSTPTDDS, encoded by the coding sequence ATGGCGGACTGGCGGGACCGACTCGGGGGGCGCGTGACGGTGCTTCTCACCGGAATCACGGCGCTCCTGTCGGTCGGCATCGGCATCCTCAACATCACGACCAAGCCGAGCGGCCCGCTCGTCGAGATACTCCCGCCGGCGGTGGTCCAGACGGCCGGGTTCACGGGGGCGCTCACTGGCTTTCTCCTGCTCGGGTCGGCGTACGGGCTCCGGAAGGGGTACCGCGGGGCGTGGTACTCGACGGTACTCCTCCTGCCGCTCTCGGCGGCGCAGGGGCTGTTGCAGGCGAGCGAGTACTCCTACCCGCTCGTCGGCCTCTCGCTGCTCGCGCTGCCCATCGTCGGGCTGAACCGCCAGGTGTTCGACCGACACGTCGACTTCAGCCTGACGCAGTGGGCGTCGTTAGCGGCGCTCGTCGGCGCGCTCGGCTACAGCACGGCCGGAACGTACGCGCTTCGCGAGAACTTCGACGGGGTGAACACCCTCCTCGACGCGCTGTACTTCTCGGTCGTCACGGCCTCGACCGTCGGCTACGGCGACGTGACGCCCGCTCAGGGCCCCAGCGGCCAGCTTGCGAAGTGGTTCGCCCTCTCGGCGCTCGTCCTCAACGTCGCCGCCTTCGCCGCCGCGCTGGGGGTACTGTTCACGCCGGCCATCGAGGCACGACTCACGACCGCACTCGGACGCATGACAGAAAGCGACATCGAACTCCTCGAACGGCACGTCCTCGTGCTCGGGCACGGGGAACTGACGGAACCGATCATCGAAGAACTGAACGAGGCGGGCGTCGAGTTCCTCGTCATCACGCCCGACGAGGTGGTGACGCGGACACTCCGGGAGCGCGACCTGAACGTGTTCACGGCGGACCCCTCCGACGAGGAGGCGCTGGAGCGCGCGAAGGTCGCCAAGGCACGGGCGGTCGTCGCCGCGACGAACAACGACGCGGAGGACGCGCTGTCCATCCTCACCGCGCGGCAACTCAACCCGGACGTGGCCATCGTCGCGGCCGCGACCGAGCGTGAGAACGAGAACAAGTTGAAGCGGGCCGGCGCGAACACGGTCATCTCGCCGGCGAGCATCGGCGGCCACCTCCTCGTGGAGTCCGCGCTGGAGCGGAGCGACTCGGAGGCAGTCGCGCGGGAACTGCTTTCGGAGGACTCTGACGGAGGGAGTGCCGCACGGAGGGACGCTGATCGCGACGGGTCGACACCTACGGACGACAGCTGA
- a CDS encoding ABC transporter ATP-binding protein — MTEADPLLRVRGLRKYYYEDDTLFDRLLGREPTSVKAVDGVDLTVERGETLGLVGESGCGKSTTGETLLRLREATEGSVEFDGEDVLAMSSRELREFRKRAQIVFQDPFSSLDPRMTVGEIIAEGLSIHGLPEESPDDGRSKREWRRDRSMELLERVGLSAGQVDRYPHEFSGGQRQRVGIARALALDPEFIVLDEPVSALDVSVQAQILNLLDDLQDEYGLTYLFIAHDLSVVRHICDRVAVMYLGEVVETGRTDAIFEEAKHPYTNALLESVPRADVSEQGRRVDPLSGDVPSPRDPPSGCRFRTRCPEVIPPPGVEIEQSHYRNVMDLRDRLERGGFDADTVRERMDDPDAGAVEFKQAVRDEFDLGDIDGANMDTVEDALEILANDREDEAAARLRDRFESVCETESPVLPDREHPAACHLFHEGVAEHLDDDEGDDGPITEPEIGGPAGMAMNRPTPEETPETVESVDGGPSPSSEVGDGTGANDEDGGPTGNGTGDAADDDTAGRDDGSPKP, encoded by the coding sequence ATGACTGAGGCGGACCCGCTGCTCCGCGTCCGGGGCCTCCGGAAGTACTACTACGAGGACGACACGCTGTTCGACAGGCTCCTCGGCCGCGAGCCGACGAGCGTGAAGGCGGTAGACGGCGTCGACCTCACCGTCGAACGCGGCGAGACGCTCGGACTCGTCGGCGAGTCCGGGTGTGGCAAGTCGACCACCGGCGAGACCCTGCTGCGCCTCCGCGAGGCGACCGAGGGCAGCGTCGAGTTCGACGGCGAGGACGTGCTGGCCATGTCGAGCCGCGAACTCCGCGAGTTCCGGAAGCGCGCACAGATCGTCTTCCAGGACCCGTTCTCGAGTCTCGACCCCCGGATGACCGTCGGGGAGATCATCGCCGAGGGGCTCTCGATCCACGGCCTGCCCGAGGAGTCGCCCGACGACGGCCGCTCGAAGCGCGAGTGGCGTCGGGACCGGTCGATGGAACTCCTCGAACGGGTCGGACTCTCTGCGGGCCAGGTGGACCGATACCCGCACGAGTTCTCCGGCGGCCAGCGTCAGCGGGTGGGAATCGCACGCGCGCTCGCGCTCGACCCCGAGTTCATCGTGCTCGACGAGCCGGTGTCCGCGCTGGACGTCTCGGTGCAGGCGCAGATCCTCAACCTGCTCGACGACCTCCAGGACGAGTACGGGCTCACGTACCTGTTCATCGCGCACGACCTCTCGGTCGTCCGCCACATCTGCGACCGCGTCGCGGTGATGTACCTCGGCGAGGTCGTCGAGACCGGGAGGACGGACGCCATCTTCGAGGAGGCGAAACACCCCTACACGAACGCGCTGCTGGAGTCGGTCCCGCGCGCGGACGTGAGCGAACAGGGGCGTCGGGTCGACCCGCTGTCGGGCGACGTCCCGTCGCCCCGTGACCCGCCCTCCGGCTGTCGCTTCCGGACGCGCTGTCCGGAGGTGATCCCGCCGCCGGGCGTGGAGATCGAGCAGTCGCACTACCGCAACGTGATGGACCTGCGCGATCGTCTCGAACGGGGCGGCTTCGACGCCGACACGGTTCGAGAGCGCATGGACGACCCGGACGCCGGCGCGGTGGAGTTCAAACAGGCCGTCCGCGACGAGTTCGACCTGGGGGACATCGACGGCGCCAACATGGACACCGTCGAGGACGCCCTCGAGATCCTGGCGAACGACCGGGAGGACGAGGCGGCGGCGCGCCTGCGCGACCGCTTCGAGTCCGTCTGCGAGACGGAGTCCCCGGTCCTCCCCGACAGGGAGCACCCCGCAGCGTGTCATCTGTTCCACGAGGGCGTCGCCGAACACCTCGACGACGACGAGGGGGACGACGGGCCGATCACCGAACCCGAGATCGGCGGGCCGGCCGGGATGGCCATGAACCGGCCCACCCCGGAGGAGACGCCCGAGACCGTCGAATCGGTCGACGGTGGCCCCTCACCGTCGTCGGAGGTCGGCGACGGCACGGGGGCGAACGACGAGGACGGCGGGCCGACGGGGAACGGAACCGGCGACGCGGCGGACGACGACACCGCCGGCCGCGACGACGGCTCGCCGAAACCGTAA
- a CDS encoding DMT family transporter: MSRYRTLFLFLLLAAVWGSAFMAIKAGLGTPTGPGGFFETPVLFAAVRYDLAGVLMLAYAVIVVDDPIPRGRDEWATVAVGAVLLIAAYHVFLFVGETDPAVTSAAAAVIISLSPALTTGFARAFLPSESLTAVGVAGLGVGLAGVVVLTDPDPGNLLAGGVVAKFLVFLAAASFALGSVLTRRIDAGMPIESMEAWSMLGGALLMHGVAYGSGERLAEVVWTTDALLALGYLSVVSSALGFLVYFDLLDRLGPVEINLVSYVAPGFAALAGWLFLAETPTPATGLGFLFVFAGFLLLKRDAVRTELARFRGEPA; encoded by the coding sequence GTGAGCCGGTATCGAACCCTCTTCCTGTTCCTGCTGCTCGCGGCCGTCTGGGGCTCGGCGTTCATGGCGATCAAGGCCGGGCTCGGCACTCCGACCGGCCCCGGCGGTTTCTTCGAGACCCCCGTCCTATTCGCGGCCGTCCGGTACGACCTGGCGGGCGTCCTGATGCTCGCGTACGCCGTCATCGTCGTCGACGACCCGATTCCGCGGGGCCGCGACGAGTGGGCGACCGTCGCCGTCGGCGCCGTGCTGCTCATCGCCGCCTACCACGTGTTCCTGTTCGTCGGCGAGACCGACCCCGCAGTGACGAGCGCCGCGGCGGCCGTCATCATCTCGCTCTCGCCGGCGCTCACGACCGGGTTCGCGCGGGCGTTCCTGCCGAGCGAGTCGCTCACCGCCGTCGGCGTCGCGGGCCTGGGAGTGGGGCTCGCGGGCGTGGTCGTCCTGACCGATCCCGACCCGGGGAACCTCCTCGCGGGCGGCGTCGTCGCCAAGTTCCTCGTGTTCCTCGCCGCGGCCTCGTTCGCGCTCGGTTCCGTTCTCACGCGGCGCATCGACGCCGGGATGCCGATCGAGTCCATGGAGGCGTGGTCGATGCTCGGCGGGGCGCTCCTGATGCACGGGGTTGCCTACGGCAGCGGGGAGCGACTGGCGGAGGTGGTCTGGACGACCGACGCCCTCCTCGCGCTGGGCTACCTCTCGGTCGTCTCCTCCGCGCTCGGCTTCCTCGTGTACTTCGACCTGCTCGACCGCCTCGGCCCGGTGGAGATCAACCTCGTCTCCTACGTCGCGCCCGGGTTCGCCGCGCTCGCGGGGTGGCTGTTTCTGGCCGAGACGCCGACGCCCGCCACGGGCCTCGGGTTCCTGTTCGTCTTCGCGGGCTTCCTGCTCCTCAAACGGGACGCGGTACGGACGGAACTCGCGCGGTTCCGCGGTGAACCCGCCTGA
- a CDS encoding ubiquitin-like small modifier protein 1, translated as MGWKLFADLAEAAGTREPDVGVGDADTLREALDALLDAHPALTERVLDEEGALREHVNVLRNGDPVGDEGLAAPVEADDDLALFPPVSGG; from the coding sequence ATGGGATGGAAGCTGTTCGCCGACCTCGCAGAGGCGGCGGGGACGCGCGAACCGGACGTCGGCGTCGGCGACGCGGACACGCTGAGGGAGGCGCTGGACGCCCTCCTCGACGCCCATCCGGCGCTCACCGAGCGCGTCCTCGACGAGGAGGGTGCCCTCCGCGAGCACGTCAACGTCCTCCGAAACGGCGACCCGGTCGGCGATGAGGGTCTCGCTGCGCCAGTCGAGGCCGACGACGACCTCGCGCTGTTTCCGCCGGTCAGCGGCGGATAG
- a CDS encoding HVO_2922 family protein — MSRDDDYESELTASREEIAAVLSGVADGILTGSIRFGDGADAVAVDVPDELSLEIELETEDDELALELELEWPTSAGEFAPSPMEALPDEADALPASVGAADASRSLARFELFRDRNEEWRWRLRHRNGNVIANSGEGYTRKHNAWKGLRSVMRNAPEAEVTEDTTD, encoded by the coding sequence GTGTCCCGAGACGACGACTACGAATCCGAACTCACGGCCAGCCGTGAGGAGATCGCAGCGGTCCTGAGCGGCGTGGCGGACGGGATCCTCACCGGCTCCATTCGGTTCGGAGACGGCGCGGACGCCGTCGCTGTCGACGTCCCCGACGAACTCTCCCTGGAGATCGAACTCGAAACCGAGGACGACGAGTTGGCTCTGGAACTCGAACTGGAATGGCCCACCTCGGCGGGCGAGTTCGCTCCATCCCCCATGGAAGCCCTCCCCGACGAGGCGGATGCCCTCCCCGCGTCCGTTGGTGCCGCCGACGCATCCCGGTCGCTGGCCCGGTTCGAACTCTTCCGTGATCGGAACGAGGAATGGCGCTGGCGACTCCGCCATCGCAATGGAAACGTCATCGCGAACAGCGGCGAAGGGTACACCCGCAAGCACAACGCGTGGAAGGGCCTCCGGAGCGTGATGCGGAACGCTCCGGAAGCGGAGGTTACCGAGGACACCACGGACTGA
- a CDS encoding TrkA C-terminal domain-containing protein: MNPLRNSASSLPRFGLLQSAEAAQLPTTVELGTIAGFAVASLIVAALASLSYRWYVREPIPRGLATLVGVAVVAFSLNTIGLFGQVIGNTTETDPFAIRTVVVNVVSLGAAVLAAPVGRRLGDRAITDVVAVSGADYVEGEVSRAVRTLGRVTAIELPAEIEDIEGYDPIPSATKERFAGTTMLFPRRRSGEPLRDLLVDRLKEEYGIGHVDVELDGNEAVRLAVGARVAGLGPTLGPGTCAVAVRADPPNGASPGEAVQVWTDGEKPERIATAELRATAGDVVTIAVDESDAAAFENDRTYRLLTLPADPRADREFASLLRAADETMGVVTVSEGSALVGATVESVGSTVVAVRPATGPVETIPGHSLEMRAGDTLYVVARPEELRDLESRAAVGGADVEHAGAQPS, from the coding sequence GTGAACCCCCTTCGGAATTCGGCGTCATCGCTTCCCCGGTTCGGTCTCCTCCAGTCGGCGGAGGCCGCACAGCTCCCGACGACCGTCGAACTCGGCACGATCGCGGGGTTCGCGGTCGCCTCGCTGATCGTCGCGGCGCTCGCCTCCCTGTCCTACCGGTGGTACGTCCGCGAGCCCATCCCGCGCGGGCTGGCGACGCTCGTGGGGGTCGCCGTCGTCGCGTTCTCCCTGAACACGATCGGCCTGTTCGGGCAGGTGATCGGCAACACCACCGAGACGGACCCGTTCGCGATCCGCACCGTCGTCGTGAACGTCGTGAGCCTCGGCGCGGCGGTCCTGGCCGCCCCCGTGGGGCGGCGGCTCGGCGACCGGGCGATCACGGACGTCGTCGCCGTGTCGGGGGCGGACTACGTCGAGGGCGAGGTGAGCCGCGCCGTCCGGACGCTCGGGCGCGTCACCGCGATCGAACTTCCGGCCGAGATCGAGGACATCGAGGGGTACGACCCCATCCCGTCGGCCACGAAGGAGCGCTTCGCGGGGACGACGATGCTGTTCCCGCGTCGTCGGTCGGGCGAACCGCTTCGGGATCTGCTCGTCGACCGGCTGAAGGAGGAGTACGGCATCGGCCACGTGGACGTGGAACTGGACGGTAACGAGGCCGTGAGACTCGCCGTCGGCGCACGCGTGGCGGGACTCGGACCGACGCTTGGGCCGGGGACGTGCGCGGTGGCCGTCCGCGCGGATCCGCCGAACGGAGCCAGTCCGGGGGAGGCGGTCCAGGTCTGGACCGACGGCGAGAAGCCCGAACGGATCGCGACCGCGGAACTCAGGGCGACGGCGGGCGACGTGGTGACGATCGCCGTCGACGAGTCGGACGCCGCCGCCTTCGAGAACGATCGGACGTATCGGCTCCTCACGCTACCTGCGGACCCGCGCGCCGACCGCGAGTTCGCCTCGCTCCTCCGGGCGGCCGACGAGACGATGGGCGTCGTCACGGTGAGCGAGGGGAGCGCGCTCGTCGGCGCGACCGTCGAGTCGGTCGGCAGCACAGTAGTCGCCGTCCGGCCGGCCACGGGCCCCGTGGAGACGATTCCCGGGCACTCGCTGGAGATGCGGGCCGGCGATACCCTGTACGTGGTCGCGCGGCCGGAGGAGCTTCGCGACCTGGAGAGTCGTGCCGCCGTCGGCGGGGCCGACGTCGAGCACGCCGGGGCGCAACCCTCTTGA
- a CDS encoding helix-turn-helix transcriptional regulator, producing the protein MKYKMELTFGRYWRKFRQVVLGPIDAETKLGEPSTEPIGCTKSRADEVETEPEGTLADYDPSKLCSRRDFVTEIGVRPEELFPQLIEEHGGTLPQKEFTEFTNLSNSTISRLLQEMEDDGRIVRVQVGRENMVCLPEHAPSDGLPPTDRAESPPRI; encoded by the coding sequence ATGAAGTATAAGATGGAATTAACGTTCGGGAGGTACTGGAGAAAGTTCCGACAGGTCGTACTGGGACCGATCGATGCGGAGACCAAGCTTGGGGAGCCCTCGACCGAACCCATCGGGTGCACGAAATCCCGGGCCGACGAGGTTGAAACCGAACCGGAGGGAACGCTCGCCGACTACGATCCGAGCAAGTTGTGTAGCCGGCGGGACTTCGTCACGGAGATCGGCGTCCGCCCGGAGGAGTTATTCCCGCAGCTCATCGAGGAACACGGCGGCACGCTTCCCCAGAAGGAGTTCACCGAGTTCACCAACCTGTCGAACTCGACGATCAGCCGGCTCCTGCAGGAGATGGAGGACGATGGGCGGATCGTCCGCGTGCAGGTCGGCAGGGAGAACATGGTCTGTCTCCCCGAACACGCCCCCTCGGACGGGCTCCCCCCGACCGACCGCGCCGAGAGCCCCCCGCGAATCTAA
- a CDS encoding potassium channel family protein, protein MPPTSFPVQVLLGVYLGLLTGIIPALVAWGLGFLFKYFTGVTIPGFGVVVLALAIAGVNGGLVALVDPNIANSVNETALLVGIIVILMLSMYAHAKGDAMGASMPKRLSLRQLTDRTISTDVVELVGGKGQVRVTVSGDVADMEGYPALPADLRASIGEFSETFPAHLPLVELESLVTARLRTEFDLSDATVRLDEQGRATVAAAPPVGSVSKRVPTGKRAVSLSGLVPTGLARGDEVTVVTDGGEYRGTVVAASSSADSSGSPDAADPTLDSDAATDSGTDETTSAPTPASTSPTTTGGVGRVTVALDRADATAALGSDLRRLVVRSRGTRREFELVSLLRRAGRRFRRLTVREGSALDGRSLREATVRDEYGVAVLAVRAAGGWSVAPSGRVRPVAGDDLIVVGTYDDLSRFVEEVGA, encoded by the coding sequence ATGCCGCCGACATCGTTCCCCGTGCAGGTCCTCCTCGGCGTGTATCTGGGCCTGCTCACGGGGATCATCCCCGCGCTCGTCGCGTGGGGGCTCGGGTTCCTCTTCAAGTACTTCACCGGGGTCACCATCCCCGGGTTCGGTGTGGTCGTCCTCGCGCTCGCAATCGCCGGGGTCAACGGCGGGCTGGTCGCGCTGGTGGATCCGAACATCGCCAACTCGGTGAACGAGACTGCGCTGCTTGTCGGCATCATCGTCATCCTGATGCTGTCCATGTACGCCCACGCGAAGGGCGACGCGATGGGCGCCTCGATGCCGAAACGGCTCTCCCTCCGGCAACTCACCGACCGGACCATCTCGACCGACGTCGTCGAACTGGTGGGCGGCAAGGGGCAGGTTCGGGTCACCGTCTCCGGCGACGTGGCCGACATGGAGGGGTACCCGGCGCTACCGGCCGACCTCCGGGCGTCGATCGGGGAGTTCTCGGAGACGTTCCCCGCCCACCTCCCCCTCGTCGAACTGGAGTCGCTCGTCACCGCGCGGCTTCGCACGGAGTTCGACCTCTCGGATGCGACCGTCAGGCTCGACGAGCAGGGTCGGGCGACCGTCGCAGCAGCCCCGCCGGTCGGAAGCGTGTCGAAGCGCGTCCCGACCGGGAAACGGGCGGTGTCGCTGTCGGGTCTGGTGCCGACCGGGCTCGCGCGGGGCGACGAGGTGACCGTCGTCACGGACGGCGGCGAGTACCGGGGAACGGTCGTGGCGGCGTCGTCGTCGGCCGACTCGAGCGGTTCCCCCGATGCAGCGGATCCCACACTGGATTCGGATGCGGCGACGGACAGTGGGACGGACGAGACGACGTCGGCGCCGACGCCGGCCTCCACCTCGCCGACGACGACCGGCGGGGTCGGTCGCGTGACGGTCGCGCTCGATCGCGCGGACGCGACGGCCGCGCTCGGTTCGGACCTCCGCCGACTGGTCGTTCGCTCCCGCGGGACGAGAAGGGAGTTCGAACTGGTGTCGCTGCTTCGGCGCGCCGGCCGACGGTTCCGTCGCCTGACCGTCCGCGAGGGGAGCGCCCTCGACGGCCGGTCGCTCCGGGAGGCGACGGTTCGTGACGAGTACGGCGTCGCGGTGCTCGCGGTCAGGGCGGCGGGCGGGTGGTCCGTGGCGCCGAGCGGGCGGGTCCGTCCGGTCGCCGGCGACGACCTCATCGTGGTCGGCACCTACGACGACCTGTCGCGCTTCGTCGAGGAGGTGGGCGCGTGA
- a CDS encoding HPP family protein codes for MRVRVGAWIASLARRVRRFERREVVAIRRWLEETENLVRLSALLFVPALIALVTQVSNVVVELSFLLFPPLASGTYTLFANPGGRYSDPFRFVVGLTSGAVCGWVALRAGAVFVPAASGATVTPGVAALSILLAGTVTWLLDVEEPSAYSSALLVLAADRADPLLYVAFILVGSVVVAGAFAAWRRAFYERRASFLYGTMSADDHVLVPMRGGTARGTAMFAARLAAAHEAGKVVLLEVVAEDRLAAVRGSLEGDTDEIPDDVNEVPDPDTREAAASAAHRLETCAERVRTRTGVTCEVLVASGDPLDATREAVRAANCDLVVTPYEEDRGLVSRFVRSVFDDDVDAIALRTRNERERWRRVLVPVSRPGDSAHAMVDFACRLAGDSGSVSVCTCIDREVERRRAEGTLANVVDAVDGPIETRVARADVLDFIEANEGAYDLVLLGSSGDRSAASRAVSPPTFQKLRELECDVAIVDRSRPR; via the coding sequence GTGCGGGTGCGGGTGGGGGCGTGGATCGCGTCGCTGGCTCGTCGCGTTCGCAGGTTCGAACGCCGTGAGGTGGTGGCGATCCGGCGGTGGCTCGAGGAGACGGAGAACCTCGTTAGGCTCTCCGCGCTGCTGTTCGTGCCGGCGCTGATCGCGCTCGTCACCCAGGTGTCGAACGTCGTCGTCGAACTCTCCTTCCTGCTGTTCCCGCCCCTGGCCTCCGGGACGTACACGCTCTTCGCGAACCCCGGCGGCCGCTACTCCGACCCGTTCCGGTTCGTGGTCGGCCTGACGTCGGGTGCGGTCTGTGGCTGGGTGGCGCTCAGGGCTGGCGCCGTGTTCGTACCCGCGGCGTCAGGTGCGACCGTCACGCCCGGCGTCGCGGCACTCTCCATCCTCCTCGCGGGGACGGTGACGTGGCTGCTCGACGTCGAGGAGCCCTCCGCGTACTCCTCCGCGCTCCTCGTGCTCGCGGCCGACCGCGCGGACCCGCTGCTCTACGTCGCGTTCATCCTGGTCGGCAGCGTCGTCGTCGCCGGCGCGTTCGCCGCCTGGCGCCGGGCGTTCTACGAACGGCGCGCAAGCTTCCTCTACGGGACGATGAGCGCGGACGACCACGTGCTGGTCCCGATGCGCGGCGGGACGGCCCGGGGGACCGCGATGTTCGCCGCCCGCCTCGCGGCGGCACACGAGGCCGGCAAGGTCGTGCTCCTGGAGGTGGTCGCGGAGGACCGACTCGCGGCCGTCCGCGGGTCGCTCGAGGGCGACACGGACGAGATCCCCGACGACGTGAACGAGGTGCCCGACCCCGATACGAGGGAGGCGGCCGCGTCGGCCGCACACCGGCTCGAAACATGCGCGGAGCGGGTCCGGACCCGTACCGGCGTCACCTGCGAGGTGCTCGTCGCGAGCGGCGATCCGCTGGACGCCACCCGGGAGGCGGTTCGCGCGGCGAACTGCGACCTCGTCGTGACGCCCTACGAGGAGGACCGCGGGCTGGTCTCCCGGTTCGTCCGGAGCGTGTTCGACGACGACGTCGACGCGATCGCGCTCCGGACGCGGAACGAGCGGGAGCGATGGCGGCGCGTGCTCGTCCCCGTCTCGCGACCCGGGGACTCGGCGCACGCGATGGTCGACTTCGCCTGTCGGCTCGCCGGCGACTCGGGGAGCGTCTCGGTGTGTACCTGCATCGACCGCGAGGTGGAGCGTCGGCGCGCCGAGGGCACCCTGGCGAACGTCGTCGACGCCGTCGATGGACCGATCGAGACGCGGGTCGCTCGCGCCGACGTGCTCGACTTCATCGAGGCGAACGAGGGCGCCTACGACCTTGTCCTGCTCGGCTCATCGGGCGACCGGTCGGCGGCCTCTCGGGCCGTCTCGCCGCCGACGTTCCAGAAGCTCCGCGAACTCGAGTGCGACGTGGCCATCGTGGATCGGAGCCGACCGCGGTAA